The Streptomyces sp. NBC_01463 DNA window GCATCGACAACATCGACGCGGCAGTCGTCCACATGCTGGCCGAGCGCTTCAAGTGCACCCAGCAGGTCGGCCACCTCAAGGCCGCCCACCAGCTGCCGCCGGCCGATCCGGACCGGGAGTCCCGGCAGATCGCCCGGCTGCGTCAGCTGGCCGAGAGCGCGCACCTGGACCCGGCGTTCGCGGAGAAGCTGCTGAACTTCATCGTGGCCGAGGTCATCCGCCACCACGAGCGGATCGCGGAGGAGTCGGCGAGCAGGACGGGCGGCGCGGGGGAGTAGCGGTCCCGGCCCGGGGGCCTCAGGGGGAGATCTCCTCCAGTGGCCGGTTGGCCGTCTCCTCGGCCAGGGTCCCCGCCACCACCGCGCCGATCACGGCCACCGCGCCGAGCATCACGAACACGGCGACGACGCTGTCGTTCGCCGCGTAGACGACGCCCACCAGGATCGGGCCGAGGATCACGCCGAGGCGGTTGACCGCGCCACCGACGCTGCAGCCGAGGGCGCGCATCCGGGTCGGGTACAGCTCGGGTGTGTACAGGTAGAGGCAGATGTTGGAGCCGAAGAAGCCGACCGCGGACAGCGAGGTCCAGATCAGGACCTGTACGGGGGAGTGGGCGCCGAGCGCCGCCAGGGTGAGCAGGAGCGCGGCCGAGGCGCCGAGGCAGACGGCGAAGATCCGGCGGCGGCCCAGCACGTCCACGGTGAGGGCGACGAACAGGCAGCCGAGCAGTCCGGCGACCGAGGTCACGGTGGAGTAGAGCAGGGCGTCGGAGAGGCCGAGGCCGTACTCGTCCTTGTAGATGCTGGGCAGCCAGGACGTCACGCCGTAGTTCACGAAGTAGCCGGTGAACCAGATCGCGCCGACGACCAGGGTGCGGCGCCGGTAGCGGCCGGTGAACAGGCCGCGCACACCCGTCGCGGCGCGTTCCGCGGGGGTGGCGGTCCCGGCGGCCGGTGCGGGTGAGGGGGCGGGCGCGGCCGGGGCGGCCACCGGCGGGGGCAGGGGCTGCCCGGTGGCCGCCGACACCTTCGCCTCGATCCCGCTCATCACCGCGTCGGCCTCCGTGAGCCGGCCGCGGTCCGCGAGCCAGCGCGGGGACTCCGGCACCCTGCGCTGGACGAGGAAGGCCAGCAGCCCGGGTACGGCGGCGACGGCGAACATCACGCGCCAGCCCGCCGCCGGGACCACCCAGGCCGCCACCAGGGCGCCGACGGTGAGGCCGGCCGGGAAGACGAGTTCGTACAGCAGGACGAAGCGGCCCCGCTTGAAGCTCCGGGTGATCTCGCTGATGAAGGCGGCCGCCACCGGCACCTCGCCGCCGATCGCGAGCCCCTGGAGGAAGCGCAGGGCCAGGAACGGGGTGAGCGAGGTGCAGGCGGTGAGGGCCAGGCTCGCCAGACCGGACGCGGCCACGCAGTACGCGATCACCTTCACCCGGCCGTAGCGGTCGGCGAGCCGTCCCGAGAGCAGGGCGCCGACGAGCATGCCGGCCGAGCCGACCGTGAGGACCGCGGTGGCGTCACCCGTGGTCAGGTGCCACTCGTCGCGGAGCTCGGGCAGCGCGTAGGCGATCAGCAGCTGGTCGAACGCCTCGAAGAAGGTGACGACGCCCACGATCAGGCGGACGGTGACGTGCCAGCGCGAGAGCGGCAGGCGCTCGAAGCGGGCGGCGATGCCGGCGCGGGTGGTGAGGGCGGTTTCGGTGGGGCCGGCCGGCAAGGGATCCGGTTCGGCGCCCTGCGCGGTGTCGGTGCTCATCCAGGGTTCCTCCTGCTCCGCGTGGGGCCGGAGCGGTTGGGGAGCCAGGTGTACGGGGTCGCAGAGGGGACGGGGATGAGCTGAGCGTACGGGTGGGAACGGCCGCCCGATGCTCGTGAGCCCGTGAGATCACCCACTGACCTCTGTAAGTGCCTAGCTTTTAAGTGCTTAAGTTTTATCCGGCCGGGACTGGTGGCCGTCAACCCCTCCGGAGGCAAAAGGAGATTTTGCCGAGGGGGCTTGCGGGGAATTACTTAAGCACTTAGATTTTTAGGCCTGAGGTAACCGATTCGATCGCAGGAGGCCAACTGATGCTTGCCGACGAGGTGTTGGTCGCGGGGCAGTGGCGGCAGGGCCGTGGCGCCCTCATCGAGACGGTCGACCCGGCCACCGGCCAGGTCATCGCCACCGTGCACGCCGCATCCCTCGACGACGTCGAGGAGGCCGCCACCGCAGCCGCCCGCGCCGCCCACGACCCTGCCTGGCGCACCCTCCCCGCTCACCTCCGCGCCCGGCTGCTCCACCGGATCGCCGACCTCGTCGAGCAGAGCGCCGACCGGCTCTCCGCCCTGCAGACCGCCGACACCGGCAAGTGCCGCACCGAGACCCGCGCCCTCGTCCTGAGCGCCGCCGGCACCTTCCGCTACACCGCCGCCGCCCTGGAGACCGCCGAGGACGCCCTCACCCCGTCCCGCGGCCCGTACGTCACGATGAGCGTCCACGAACCCATCGGCGTCATCGGCGCGATCAC harbors:
- a CDS encoding chorismate mutase codes for the protein MTTSDIDDSVGAELNRLRESIDNIDAAVVHMLAERFKCTQQVGHLKAAHQLPPADPDRESRQIARLRQLAESAHLDPAFAEKLLNFIVAEVIRHHERIAEESASRTGGAGE
- a CDS encoding MFS transporter, which produces MSTDTAQGAEPDPLPAGPTETALTTRAGIAARFERLPLSRWHVTVRLIVGVVTFFEAFDQLLIAYALPELRDEWHLTTGDATAVLTVGSAGMLVGALLSGRLADRYGRVKVIAYCVAASGLASLALTACTSLTPFLALRFLQGLAIGGEVPVAAAFISEITRSFKRGRFVLLYELVFPAGLTVGALVAAWVVPAAGWRVMFAVAAVPGLLAFLVQRRVPESPRWLADRGRLTEADAVMSGIEAKVSAATGQPLPPPVAAPAAPAPSPAPAAGTATPAERAATGVRGLFTGRYRRRTLVVGAIWFTGYFVNYGVTSWLPSIYKDEYGLGLSDALLYSTVTSVAGLLGCLFVALTVDVLGRRRIFAVCLGASAALLLTLAALGAHSPVQVLIWTSLSAVGFFGSNICLYLYTPELYPTRMRALGCSVGGAVNRLGVILGPILVGVVYAANDSVVAVFVMLGAVAVIGAVVAGTLAEETANRPLEEISP